AATATCAAAATGCAAAATTACAAATCAAATTTCAAAGAGGAAGTAACAGGGTTTCTCAAAGAGTTGGAGGAATTTAGTAATATCTTTGCTTCAAGTATTTTAACGCTGAAATGTAGTAGATAGTTGATAGTTGATAGTTGAAGGACTATAAACCATAAACTATACACTATAAACTATACACTATAAACTATAAACGAGTTTTGCATTTTGCTCTTTGGAGGAAATCCCTTTTGGACACCAAATCTGCATAGATTTCACTATTAGAGTTATTGTCAGACACTACCGGAAAATGGGATGGCCACCAGGATAGTAAAGAGTAGTCAGTAAATAGTAGTCTATTGCTCTGGTGATGATAATTTGATAGTTTAATCATCCGAAGTGAAACTCTGGTAATCAATGATGAAGTTAGCGGTGAGTGATAAAATATCTACTGTTCATTGAACATACTTTATACATATTATACATAGAAGGGAGTTGAAGAAATATGCCCGCAGGGATAAACATCCGACAGGATGAGTCTTTGGATAATGCTTTACGAAGATTTAAGCGCTCGTGCCAACAGGCAGGGATAATTACTGAAATGAAGAAACGGGAGTATTATGAAAAACCAAGCGAAAGAAGAAGAAAAATTATTGCTCGCAGAAAAAAAAGAATATAAATTTATAAGGATTTACCGGGGGATAGTATTCTCAGGATTGTTAATATTAATTCAGTTAGGGAATAATGGTGTTTTTGCCGCAGGTGATTCGTGGCCTATGTTTCAACATGACCCACAACGCTCTGCAAGAAGTAATGCTACCCAAATACACCAACCTGTCCTTAAATGGAATTATTATGTCAACAAATATATCTTTGTTCCCCCGGTAATCGACCAACAAGGAAAGATATATCTGGTAACAGAGGCAGGAGACTTACACATTGTATCTTCTTCAGGTAAAAAAGAAAAGATTATTTCCATTGGTGTTGAAATTGACTCAACACCCGCTATCTCAAAACAAGGTAATATTTATGTTGGTGTAAGTGATGGTCATATCCTGTGTTTTAATTCAAATTATGAAACTCAATGGGTGTACCCAACTCATAGTAAAATTAAAACATCCGCCATCGCAGTTAGTGACGATGAAACCATCTTTATTGGCACGGTGGATGGAAAACTTTATGCCATAAATAAAGACGGAAGCCTCAGATGGAAATATGACACAGAAAGCATCATTCAGTCTTCGCCTGCTATTAGTCAGGATGGGATAATCTATATTGGAACTAATGATGGTAATTTGCACGCAATTGCTCCTGACGGAACTTTTATCTTTAAAAAAGATGTCAAAAAATCTATCTTTTCATCACCCACAATTGATTCCGCAGGAAATGTTTATATTGGCTCTTCGGATAAAACATTATCAATTATAAGTAAAGATGGAAGCATGAATTCTATCCCACTTAATTCAACTGTTTATTCTTCACCAGTGGTATCTAAAGATGGCTCGATTTATATTGGGACAGAAGAAGGACTTTATGGAATTACTCCAAAAGGTGTCTGGACCACAAAAATAGGTCGGATTTTTAATTGTACACCAGTTATTACCTCAAATGGAACGATTTATATTGCTACTTTTGACGGTAATATCTATGCGATTGAACCAGAAAAAGGTGAAATACTCTGGAGTTATAAAATAGGTTTGGGACCTACATCTTTAGCCATAGACCAGGAAGGAACAATATATGTTGGTAGCCGTGATAGAAATTTATATGCAATTACCTCGCAAATTACTCCTATTGCTCAAAAGCCAAAAATTCCTACCCCTCAGGCGAAAGAAGAAGTAGTAGTAAAAGAGGTAAAAATTATTCCCCCTGTTTCACCAACTAATCTGATTGCAACATCAGTATCTCAAAGCGAAATAAGAATTACCTGGCAAGATAACGCCGATAATGAAATTGGATATAGAGTTTATCGTAAATTAGAAGACGAGCCAAAATGGACATTAATAAAAGAATTACCCGCTAACTCGACCTCATTTTTAGACCCGGACCTTCAAGCAGAAACCACTTATTTCTATCGAGTTGTGGCTTATAATAAAATGGGTTTTTCTCAATATTCAGTTGAATCCTCTACAACGACTAAACCTTTATTACCAACACCAACTCCGCAACCTCTAACTGAAGTAGAAGTAACTCCAGCCCCAGTTCAACCTGTGCCACCATCACAACCTCCAGTTGAGATAAAGATACCGCCAATCTTAATTCAACCTGAACCATTACCTCCACAAATTCCTCCTGTTGTTCCTGCTCCTGTGGTTGTTGTTCCTACTCCACCTATCATTCCGAAACCCACTGTTACTCCTGAACCATTACCTCCACAAATTCCTCCTGTTGTTCCTGCTCCTGTGGTTGTTGTTCCTACTCCACCTATCATTNNNNNNNNNNNNNNNNNNNNNNNNNNNNNNNNNNNNNNNNNNNNNNNNNNNNNNNNNNNNNNNNNNNNNNNNNNNNNNNNNNNNNNNNNNNNNNNNNNNNTCCTGTGGTTGTTGTTCCTACTCCACCTATCATTCCGAAACCCACTGTTACTCCTGAACCATTACCTCCACAAATTCCTCCTGTTGTTCCTGCTCCTGTGGTTGTTGTTCCTACTCCACCTATCATTCCGAAACCCACTGTTACTCCTGAACCATTACCTCCACAAATTCCTCCTGTTGTTCCTGCTCCTGTGGTTGTTGTTCCTACTCCACCTATCATTGCGAAACCTACGGTCATTCCTGTTCCACCTGTCGTTCCGAAGCCCGCTGTTACTCCTGTTCCACCTGCCGCTCCGACAAACCTGCAACTTGAGCCTGTTTCAAAAGCGGCGATAAAACTCTCCTGGAGTGATAACTCAAATGACGAAGCGGGATTTAAAATAGAGCGGGCATTACTATCAAAAGAATATGTTGAAATAAAAATCCTTCCTCCAAATACCACTTCCTTCACAGATGAAAGGTTGACAAAAGATACCTTTTATTCCTATCGGATAAGGGCATACAATAAAGTGGGTAACTCAGAATATTCAAACCCAGCGGGGATAAGAACACTGGATATTGTTCCTTCAGCACCAACTAAACTAACCGGGGCATCAAATATAAGCACAGCGATAAGCCTTTCCTGGCAAGATAACTCAAATAATGAGGCAGGATTTAAGATTGAAAGAAGGGTAGAAACTGAGCCAGGTTATACAACAATCGCCATTTTGGAACAAAATACAACCTCATATCAAGATTCTGGACTGACACCTAATCTTACTTATTACTATCGAGTTCGCGCCTATAATCGGTCCGGTCATTCTGAATACTCAAATTTATTATCTGTAAAGACATT
The sequence above is a segment of the bacterium genome. Coding sequences within it:
- the rpsU gene encoding 30S ribosomal protein S21, producing MPAGINIRQDESLDNALRRFKRSCQQAGIITEMKKREYYEKPSERRRKIIARRKKRI
- a CDS encoding PQQ-binding-like beta-propeller repeat protein, which translates into the protein MKNQAKEEEKLLLAEKKEYKFIRIYRGIVFSGLLILIQLGNNGVFAAGDSWPMFQHDPQRSARSNATQIHQPVLKWNYYVNKYIFVPPVIDQQGKIYLVTEAGDLHIVSSSGKKEKIISIGVEIDSTPAISKQGNIYVGVSDGHILCFNSNYETQWVYPTHSKIKTSAIAVSDDETIFIGTVDGKLYAINKDGSLRWKYDTESIIQSSPAISQDGIIYIGTNDGNLHAIAPDGTFIFKKDVKKSIFSSPTIDSAGNVYIGSSDKTLSIISKDGSMNSIPLNSTVYSSPVVSKDGSIYIGTEEGLYGITPKGVWTTKIGRIFNCTPVITSNGTIYIATFDGNIYAIEPEKGEILWSYKIGLGPTSLAIDQEGTIYVGSRDRNLYAITSQITPIAQKPKIPTPQAKEEVVVKEVKIIPPVSPTNLIATSVSQSEIRITWQDNADNEIGYRVYRKLEDEPKWTLIKELPANSTSFLDPDLQAETTYFYRVVAYNKMGFSQYSVESSTTTKPLLPTPTPQPLTEVEVTPAPVQPVPPSQPPVEIKIPPILIQPEPLPPQIPPVVPAPVVVVPTPPIIPKPTVTPEPLPPQIPPVVPAPVVVVPTPPII